One Fuerstiella marisgermanici DNA window includes the following coding sequences:
- a CDS encoding SMI1/KNR4 family protein, producing the protein MNTKLKKDDITERLRVLSNTDRKRAVFGSSGHDYLLKSPLDVSEIEVFEAKYNIRLPEDYRRFVTEIGNGGAGPAYGFFQFGYEEDGRWGEHLPFGDPGTPFPHSEAWNLGKEFFDQEPDIQQGMSRDDEDRLVEKWDSLLEERYWSPAIMDGAIPICHLGCGLLQWLVVHGEQQGFVWDDMRADHGGIAPVKDENGDQVTFTDWYSNWLTKIESGEGRILTPSSIYGAHPRVPLHRDLLTLLLLIVLGVLLALAREWFLR; encoded by the coding sequence ATGAATACCAAGCTCAAAAAAGATGACATCACTGAGCGCCTTAGGGTGCTCAGCAACACCGACCGAAAGCGAGCCGTGTTCGGTTCATCGGGTCATGACTATCTTCTGAAGTCACCACTGGATGTCTCTGAGATTGAAGTCTTCGAGGCAAAGTACAACATCCGACTGCCGGAGGATTATCGTCGCTTCGTCACTGAGATCGGCAACGGTGGTGCCGGGCCAGCCTACGGCTTTTTTCAGTTCGGGTACGAGGAGGATGGGCGATGGGGAGAGCATCTACCCTTTGGTGATCCGGGGACACCGTTCCCCCATTCTGAAGCGTGGAATCTGGGGAAGGAGTTCTTTGATCAGGAGCCGGATATTCAGCAGGGGATGTCTCGGGACGATGAAGACCGTCTGGTGGAGAAATGGGATTCGCTGCTGGAGGAGCGGTACTGGAGCCCTGCGATCATGGACGGTGCCATCCCGATCTGCCATCTTGGATGCGGTCTGCTTCAGTGGTTGGTGGTTCATGGCGAACAACAAGGCTTCGTCTGGGATGACATGCGGGCCGATCACGGTGGAATCGCTCCGGTCAAAGACGAGAACGGCGATCAGGTCACGTTTACTGACTGGTACTCAAATTGGTTGACGAAAATCGAATCGGGCGAAGGTCGGATTTTGACACCATCCTCAATTTACGGGGCTCACCCCAGAGTTCCGCTTCATCGGGATTTGCTAACCCTGTTACTACTCATTGTGCTCGGCGTCCTGCTTGCCCTAGCCCGTGAGTGGTTTCTACGATAA
- a CDS encoding SGNH/GDSL hydrolase family protein, which translates to MKHIAILLTTILVAQFLAAEEPIRERIEWIDIWVTDANKDDLPRVLLVGDSITRGYFGGTEKLLAGKASCARLTTSKCVSAPTFNDDLQLLLKQYNFSVIHFNNGLHGWGYTEEQYREGLAKTVAAVKKHAADAKFIWATTTPVRDRSDLQKFGDRTARVKERNLIAAEIMKEHGISTNDLFGLVEEDPDWYSGDGTHFNGKGKVAQAKQVAESVMKCLPVSVSRAGESNGM; encoded by the coding sequence GTGAAACATATCGCCATCCTGCTCACCACCATTCTTGTGGCACAGTTCCTTGCTGCTGAGGAGCCCATCCGTGAACGCATCGAGTGGATCGACATCTGGGTCACCGACGCCAACAAAGATGACTTGCCACGAGTTCTGCTGGTTGGTGATTCGATCACACGAGGGTATTTCGGCGGAACAGAAAAGCTTCTCGCCGGAAAGGCATCCTGTGCTCGCTTAACCACCTCCAAGTGTGTCTCTGCCCCGACTTTCAATGACGATCTTCAGTTGCTGCTGAAACAATACAACTTCTCGGTGATCCACTTCAATAACGGTCTCCACGGTTGGGGCTACACCGAAGAGCAATATCGAGAAGGTCTCGCTAAGACTGTTGCTGCCGTGAAGAAACATGCAGCCGATGCGAAGTTCATCTGGGCAACGACGACACCAGTGCGTGATAGAAGCGATCTGCAAAAGTTCGGGGATCGGACAGCGAGAGTCAAAGAACGGAATCTGATTGCTGCTGAGATCATGAAAGAACATGGAATCTCCACGAACGATCTGTTTGGGCTCGTGGAAGAGGATCCCGACTGGTATTCAGGCGATGGGACTCACTTCAACGGAAAGGGCAAAGTGGCTCAGGCAAAGCAGGTAGCCGAGAGTGTCATGAAGTGTTTGCCTGTATCGGTGTCCCGTGCTGGCGAGTCGAATGGCATGTAG
- a CDS encoding phage/plasmid primase, P4 family, with protein MNFNLIPMNGKNPCVEWNEFQTHRVTPQDLRKWLTGKFPTKDGRRIWKARNHNFALLTGAIPWSDDNPGIIVVDSDDEEAEELVRNHCPPTPMMQVTGSGNKQFVYRRPPIEAQPFIGSPTKLRLDGKQYNLDIRGDGGLIMIPGSIHPKTGSMYEEVTSWTMELLMECPVYDPAWLPYERAKTKKTSAFITADIISDEHEDLIAQVQTEVEERESQARCYLDSVPGTQEGTGADNKCSALTMKLLYGFALPVNVVQEMLSEWGRKPDQFDASCAWYPWTDDEIARKIDWCLGQSYEGRIADRLSPFRDVGPMEAKVDDVVKPVDDNHTIDPKNHLETAELFRRECFAHNHKPTLIHHQATWHGWTGKLYEVISDDDIKARLWKWLATCKTWSKDKRTTFKPTRNVVGGVMDGLKAVTNQSSQLEAPCWLSNGPEEIIAFDNGLLNVREFLSGKDNLLSHTPNWFSPNCLPHRFDHHANCPTWLDFLNQVFDEDEERINTLQQWFGYNLVSDNRQHKIAMLIGPPRSGKGTTMAMMSAMLGRHNIANTSLASLGGRFGLEPLVGKMSALIDEGHLGRYSDNSLILERLKAISGGSEQTVDRKGVKAISSVAMKVRFTMAVNELPRLSDSSAALRSRLLIIPFNNTYEGKEDFGLVDSLLKEVSGITNWSLKGLKQLRANGRFKNPIAGEKIMRDFVYLSSPVQSFLDECCLVGSDKSVRFDDIQTAWKAWCEQNGHVSGSNNDFGRKLRAAIPRIDDERRRNGAGRDRWYKGLGLNPETILQQNCRSMIS; from the coding sequence ATGAATTTCAATCTGATCCCGATGAACGGTAAGAATCCGTGCGTCGAATGGAACGAGTTTCAGACTCATCGAGTAACGCCACAAGACCTCAGGAAATGGCTGACCGGCAAGTTTCCGACCAAGGACGGCAGGCGAATTTGGAAAGCAAGAAACCACAATTTCGCTTTGCTTACCGGTGCCATCCCATGGTCAGACGACAATCCCGGCATCATCGTCGTGGACAGCGATGACGAAGAAGCTGAAGAGCTTGTTCGGAATCACTGTCCACCAACGCCAATGATGCAGGTTACAGGCAGTGGTAACAAGCAGTTTGTCTATCGACGACCGCCAATCGAGGCCCAGCCGTTCATCGGTAGTCCGACAAAGCTGCGACTGGATGGCAAACAGTACAACCTCGACATTCGGGGCGATGGCGGGCTTATCATGATCCCCGGATCGATTCATCCGAAGACAGGGAGCATGTACGAGGAAGTAACATCGTGGACCATGGAGCTTCTGATGGAGTGCCCTGTCTATGATCCAGCGTGGTTGCCATATGAAAGGGCGAAGACAAAGAAGACATCTGCCTTCATCACAGCAGACATCATTTCCGATGAACACGAAGATCTCATTGCTCAGGTTCAGACGGAAGTCGAAGAACGTGAGTCGCAGGCTCGGTGTTATCTGGATTCTGTTCCCGGAACACAGGAAGGCACTGGTGCTGATAATAAGTGTTCAGCATTGACCATGAAGTTACTCTACGGCTTCGCTTTGCCAGTAAACGTCGTTCAGGAAATGCTGAGCGAATGGGGACGCAAACCGGACCAGTTTGACGCTTCCTGTGCTTGGTATCCGTGGACCGACGACGAAATTGCCAGAAAGATCGATTGGTGTCTCGGACAGTCCTACGAGGGCAGAATCGCAGACCGACTGTCACCGTTTCGTGATGTTGGTCCCATGGAAGCCAAGGTTGACGACGTTGTTAAGCCAGTTGATGACAACCACACCATTGATCCCAAGAACCATCTCGAAACTGCCGAACTGTTTCGGCGGGAATGCTTTGCTCACAATCACAAGCCAACACTGATTCATCATCAGGCGACATGGCATGGCTGGACAGGAAAGCTGTATGAGGTCATCAGTGATGACGACATAAAGGCTCGTCTGTGGAAGTGGCTGGCGACTTGCAAAACGTGGAGCAAGGATAAGCGGACGACATTCAAGCCGACAAGGAATGTTGTCGGTGGTGTCATGGACGGTTTAAAGGCGGTGACCAATCAGTCTTCTCAACTTGAGGCACCCTGCTGGCTTTCAAATGGACCAGAAGAGATCATCGCCTTTGACAACGGCTTGCTAAATGTCCGGGAGTTTCTTTCTGGGAAAGACAACCTCCTTTCGCACACGCCGAATTGGTTTTCACCAAATTGTCTGCCACACCGGTTTGATCACCACGCAAACTGTCCCACATGGCTGGATTTTCTGAACCAAGTCTTCGATGAAGATGAGGAACGGATCAACACGCTACAGCAGTGGTTTGGCTACAACCTTGTCAGTGACAACCGTCAGCACAAAATCGCTATGCTGATTGGCCCACCTCGAAGTGGCAAAGGCACCACGATGGCGATGATGTCAGCAATGCTCGGTCGTCATAACATCGCCAACACTTCATTGGCTTCACTTGGAGGCAGATTCGGGCTGGAACCACTTGTCGGGAAGATGTCTGCTCTGATTGACGAAGGTCATCTTGGCAGGTACAGCGACAACTCGCTAATTCTGGAGCGACTGAAGGCCATCTCTGGCGGTTCTGAACAGACGGTGGACCGAAAAGGTGTGAAGGCAATATCCAGTGTTGCAATGAAAGTCAGGTTCACCATGGCGGTCAATGAACTGCCACGGTTGTCGGATTCTTCAGCAGCATTGAGGTCTCGATTACTGATCATTCCCTTCAACAACACCTACGAAGGCAAAGAGGACTTTGGGCTTGTTGATAGCTTGTTGAAGGAAGTCTCGGGAATCACCAATTGGTCGCTGAAAGGACTGAAACAGTTGCGAGCCAATGGACGTTTCAAGAATCCGATTGCAGGTGAAAAGATCATGCGTGATTTTGTTTATCTGTCGTCACCAGTTCAGTCCTTTTTGGACGAGTGTTGTCTTGTTGGATCAGACAAAAGTGTTCGCTTCGATGACATACAGACAGCATGGAAGGCTTGGTGTGAACAGAACGGGCATGTGTCTGGAAGCAATAACGACTTTGGCCGAAAGCTTCGTGCTGCAATACCACGAATTGATGATGAACGACGCCGAAATGGTGCCGGGCGAGACCGCTGGTACAAAGGTTTGGGGCTGAATCCTGAAACGATTCTTCAGCAGAATTGTCGTTCGATGATTTCGTAG
- a CDS encoding DUF1963 domain-containing protein — protein MKTTKEAAMPKKQVIEFNEANSPITEPVTKFGGQPVWIDEPAWPLSKETGNQMRFIGQVELREEYGFTTPAKMAYLFMTEEEDDSFIDGTYEPDGGENAVVLQPGTSRTPTANKTDGPTLFKMVQVEGKDRLQKQTCEFAVKLVESDDIEFVTEDERFKMSEEDAEAATGKLDENKIGGSPVFMQGDEFPFEGPCQLLLQLDSCSVPFSINFGDAGVGYAFLNEAGDEAKFLWQCG, from the coding sequence ATGAAAACGACTAAGGAAGCAGCCATGCCAAAGAAGCAAGTAATCGAATTCAACGAAGCCAACTCGCCCATCACCGAGCCGGTGACGAAGTTTGGTGGTCAACCAGTTTGGATCGACGAGCCTGCTTGGCCGCTAAGCAAAGAAACCGGCAATCAGATGCGATTCATTGGACAAGTTGAACTGCGTGAAGAGTACGGGTTCACCACGCCAGCAAAGATGGCCTACCTGTTCATGACGGAAGAGGAAGACGACAGCTTTATAGACGGCACGTATGAGCCCGATGGTGGCGAGAATGCTGTTGTTCTCCAGCCGGGAACTTCACGGACACCAACTGCGAACAAGACAGATGGCCCAACGCTGTTCAAGATGGTCCAAGTGGAAGGAAAGGATCGACTTCAGAAGCAAACCTGCGAATTCGCTGTCAAGTTGGTCGAGTCTGACGATATCGAGTTTGTCACCGAAGACGAGCGATTCAAGATGTCCGAGGAAGATGCAGAAGCAGCCACTGGGAAACTCGATGAAAACAAAATCGGTGGATCGCCTGTCTTCATGCAAGGCGATGAATTCCCGTTTGAAGGACCATGCCAACTGTTGCTTCAGCTTGATTCATGCAGCGTCCCATTCTCGATCAACTTTGGCGATGCCGGTGTCGGCTACGCATTTTTGAACGAAGCTGGTGATGAAGCAAAGTTTTTGTGGCAGTGTGGGTAG
- a CDS encoding ArdC family protein, with protein sequence MPNALHTEITNTIIEALTTGDLPPWRKPWSCDPNASGLHTSLSSGKPYRGINQLILMCSAMKNNFRSKYWATFNQIKKQNGSVLKGSKATTVVLYRPVDRTKIDDTGNEVDDSFFVMRSFKVFNADQTTLEQFQVSDEPETGVPFENYENADRLIEDIGADIRYGGSEAFYSSKEDYIQLPHRERFDSAEAFYETAFHEHVHFTENESRLNWNRKNEGYAMGELIAELGSVLMMVELGLPISDQSNHVSYLKHWLSGMNDDPKFIFKASSQASKAVDWLLACSKQDAEVREAAIVV encoded by the coding sequence ATGCCCAACGCACTTCACACCGAAATCACGAACACGATCATCGAAGCACTGACCACTGGCGACCTTCCTCCTTGGCGAAAACCATGGTCATGTGATCCGAATGCATCGGGGCTTCACACCAGTTTGTCTTCGGGCAAGCCCTACCGAGGAATCAACCAGTTGATCTTGATGTGCTCGGCGATGAAGAACAACTTTCGTTCCAAGTATTGGGCCACGTTCAATCAAATCAAGAAACAGAACGGCAGCGTTCTGAAGGGATCGAAAGCGACGACTGTTGTCCTGTACCGACCTGTTGACCGCACGAAGATCGACGACACCGGTAACGAAGTTGACGATTCCTTCTTCGTCATGCGATCTTTCAAAGTTTTCAACGCCGATCAAACAACTCTTGAGCAATTTCAAGTCAGCGACGAGCCAGAAACGGGCGTGCCGTTTGAAAACTACGAAAACGCCGATCGGCTTATCGAGGACATCGGTGCCGACATTCGATACGGCGGAAGCGAAGCCTTCTACTCGTCAAAAGAAGACTACATCCAGTTGCCTCACCGTGAACGCTTTGATTCAGCAGAGGCTTTCTACGAAACGGCTTTCCATGAACACGTTCACTTCACCGAGAATGAGAGTCGTCTGAACTGGAATCGAAAGAACGAAGGCTATGCGATGGGTGAATTGATCGCAGAACTCGGAAGTGTCCTGATGATGGTAGAACTTGGCCTGCCGATCTCAGATCAATCCAATCATGTTTCGTACCTCAAACACTGGCTCAGTGGAATGAACGACGATCCAAAGTTCATCTTCAAGGCATCGTCGCAAGCCAGCAAGGCAGTTGATTGGCTGCTGGCTTGCAGCAAGCAAGATGCCGAAGTCCGAGAAGCGGCAATTGTTGTTTGA